TGGTCATTCcaatatattgtgtatatattaattttcgAAGATAAATTTTCGCGACTTTACTCTGCTTGCGAAAttaaagtaaatcgcacgcgaaagcaAGTTGGTTTACAATAAGTGGACTTACGTGGCATTGCAATATATTGTAGCGctcattctgaaaaaaaaacagtcaTGCCGTTGATGATTCGTAGTATTCTTGTCAAATTTGATACTGACAATATAATGTGTAGTGGTGTAGTAGTTAAGCCattcgcctttcacctagccagccgggattcgatccccggcacggacgtgaaaaggtcaggggtcacctatccgatcacatgggttttctcaAGGCACTCAGATTCCCTCCCACTTTAAGACCCCTCGCGTGCTGTCATCCGGGCCATCACAAGTGATTTGTATgagtttaattaattaaaaatggGAGGCAACTCGTATCATTTTTTCTCACGTTTGTTTTTCTGTGAAACAACAAGTGACTGACGATTAAATAAGAAAGGAATTATGTATTGCATTGTTTATATACCGTTTGATAACGCATGTAACAAATAtgagattttattatttttcttgattttttgtcacttctcattggtctaaaacacgccacgtgatcaccgataaaaactttattgcacgatttttcaggaagtagtttatagaaaaagtatattgcacagttatttttagataatgtTACCGTCTACGTTACGAAAACGCTTCGTGTTCATgacgctttgaaacaaacgctttgatgacctgagtttgaagcATAACCCCAAAATGTAACAGGAGACGTTTattgtttcggtttctatcaaagatgatgatgacttccagctgatgactacagtttaaacttttagattttcaacataaacactgtaggagagtaggaaataattgaataacattcattaagcgtctggagccattgactagtgaatacgtttgatatttatttttaaaattccacctaggctgcttacaacattaggcctaggctaatcctactgtatgtatacgatttttattttacggaatggagtactaagcatagGATAATGGATcttaatgtcaatctgaatctcttaatatatgtttgacgtcgaagtgtattatttcaacggagaacaaaccATACATTTAATTGTCTGTGTCCTTAAGACATGGAACAACatgtataatggagtacatgtacatgtatgcaatttacaaatGTTAAAGGGGTCGATCGGGTTTAATTGTCGTGAACCACAAAACCGTGTTTtcctttgtttttctttattcttGTTTAAAAACCTTACAACAACAAACAATCAtctatcatacatacatacatacatacatacatacatacatacatacatacatacatacatacatacatacatacatacatacatacatatagaaCAGGCTGATTAACAAGGGACATAACACGTGCATgcatattatcaataaaagagctaataaaaatgtacaatatatactacGAATCTCGAAGTACCGATAAATATAAGTATTTCAGCATTTCAGAAcgtttatacaaatattttttttttaattttgataactgAATATCAACAGATATCAAAAGATAGACAATCACTTATCCTACCGTTCTTCGTTAACTTTACAGCGATATacgaaaataatatatatactgaatGGATAATTAACATTCAATTATACCTAATTCCATAATatctatttaaaaataataacaaatactAAATAATTACTCACCCCACACATCGTGCGGAGGTTTCCAGAACGGGCGATGATTATAGCCTGTTAAGCGTAATGTGAATACCTGGCACAATTACTATAACAAATACAGACAGTATTGTACACAATTGAATttaacagataaatgtacatataattcaatctgtataacttatataaataattaataatcaaTTCTCTGGATCAAGATATATCTGTGATCCGACCATTTAATACACTCTAAACATATATTCTTTTGTTGTATTACAGTACAAcattaatattcaattatatACAGAGTCATGGCTTAAAACCTATTGTAAAAACCCACCAGATCTTCTAAATTTCACTGAATATACTCTGCATGAATAAGTGTGGTGCATATAGTTCAGGTGCCAGAATAGAAGTGGTAGAAATTTAGAAGAAGATTAAAAGCATGATATATAAGTTTAACTGTCCAATGGTAATGTCCGTCTCAAGTCACCTGACATACTTACTCACATTCCTCTCATACCTATATTCAAGATCATTAAAGGCGCACACTCCATACAAATCTCAATACTACTTTAAAGATACACACACcttaaaatatatcataacatGTTATGACTTatttaaacaattacaaaatataacccTGTTAAACAAACACGTATGTAACGGGTTCATGTAATAAAAActtgaagtgcatcaattgatactgttttcatatgttgtttttgaattataCTTGTTACAGAATCATaggattgtaactgtcatcacgaagcagaatttacaatgccATGCTCATTCagtttcacactcatttcaatatgtaaaaaaaatccagaaaaattatgaaacaattatagcattttgattttgatcaatacatggttatatcgacaacagaaaaatATCGACCTCGAAGGTGCGTCCACGGtccatattttttctttgattaatataaccatgtatcgaccatATCAAAATGCTCTATTTGTATAGTGAACTTAAACGTCTTATGGATGATATCAATGTTACCAGAATACGGATCAATGTAAGAATAGAGATATTTAGCTTATTCATCATTACAATACAGTGAAATAGTCTTGTTCAGATTTTgtatttacattaattataagaTCGTGATATACAGAGTCCCAATTAATTGCATATGGATATAGATGCTACCGCTATAATACCTACTGAAGATCTCATATCCCCAAGAATATAAAAATGTGGGTCAGAACACGAACGGCACTTATTCCTAAAGAAATAAAATACTAATGCTAATTTTATTCgctttacattgtacatttaaatTAAGTTAGAATTGTATAAACGTTTTTACACTCGTATAATAGATCAATGAAAGAACATTGCAACttaatatttgtttgtgtttgtctGTTCATTTATAAGAAGCAGAACCAATAAGGATTTTTTCCTCGTTATAAAGGTGTCTCTGTTACATATTTAGATTTAAATTCACCATTTTGTCTTAAAATCTGACTTGACAATCTCTCCCAAAACTTGTTTTTGGCTCCAGTCAATTTGTCTAAAGTCGTGTTACTTTTATTTGGCCATCGTAAAGGACGGATTATTTTCCAGTTGTTCCGGATAAGTTTAGGAAATTCGCTCTTTTTTATATcgtttaacaaaataaaaatattcatattttctcGTCCAACAcgaaatgaatattcataagtTAACCTCATGGTGAATAGTAGCCACTCTCTTTCTAAAGAAGCATAACTAACAACAAATACAGTTTGACGTGATGCGTCTATAGCGTCCATGATGTTATCAGCTGTGTCTCGGCCTGGTATGAAATCTTTATCCTCACAGCAAAATTCGATTTCTTTCTCATCCAACCAGGGTGCTAATGTATCTCTTACCCAAATGTGATCTTCGTCGCAATAGGAGATATATAAATCGTTTGTATATTGTGTAGCTTCCGCCGGATGACGGCACAACACTCGTAACCACACACTTCGTCGCCATGCCTCTCTTGCTAGAACACCAAACACGAAgaatataaatgttagagtAAAAGAGACGATAAGCCACGTTTGAGAAACACAATGATCTTTGAATTGCTCGAAAGTTTCGAGAAATTCTGCTATCGGTACCTCAATTCCTTCTGACGTCATACATAATAGTTCTCGCTTTTTGTATATCACATTAGTGGCTTCTACCCACGATAGGAACTCCAAATTTTCACATGTACATACTAACGGATTCCCATGTAACACAATTTGAAAATCATTCgatttgattttcatttcatcaaGTAATGTATAATGGGAATAGATTAATGTTGTTATGAAATTATTGCTAATATCAAGATTCTCTAATACGGTTAAATTGTGTAATATCTCTGTAGGAATCCGGTCCATGTGATTTCCAGAAAGGTTGAGATGTTTGAGAGTGTCCTTCTGATCTGTTAACAGATGTGTATGTATGAATTTCAAGTTATTTGAGGAAAGATCGATTAAAGACAGATTATGAAGTCCTTTAAATATTGCGGGTGTGTTCCGACTAAGGACGCGTTCGATATTGCATTTCCTTGCAGTCAGCCGAGAGAGAAGAGGCATTTCTGCAAACATATTTGGATGTACTTCAGAACAGTCGACTCCGGATATGTCTAATTCCTTTAAATGTATTAGTCCTTTGACAACTGCATATGAACATCTAAGAATCTTATTAGAATAACCTATCTTCAACAcagtcagattattttttgctATGGTCATATTAAATAAATACCCCGAAATCGAATTGTCCGTCATATCTACATAGGTAAGATTTGTGGGTAAGAAAAATGTTCTTTCTCTACTAAAAATACTTCGCTTTCGAACAATATTCATCTCAGTATGCGTTGCTCGTAGGCAAGTCAATGAACGGAAAAGCCCCAACATAGTAAGTGGTTGTGGCAAATAGAACATATTGTCTGAAACATCTAGTTCCTCAATGCATGTTTTAGTAGTCCATGCGATAAAGGCATCTGCGCCTATTGTTGAGATAGCATTACCGATCATATGGAGTTTCCTTACACAAATTGTTCCCAGGTTAAACATATCAGATTTCCTTAGATCGTCGCCAGTAGTAAAAATATATCGAAATCGATTGATTGAAAGTAAATCCATTGTTCTTCCTCTGATTCCGTATAGTCCCTGAAGGGCATCACGGAAAGTTAAAGTGACTGCTAAAGTTCTCCATTTTAATGTGGTAAGATTTCCAAAGGGAGCAAGAGTGTTTGTTTCGATCTTTTTGAAAGGTGCTTTGATACTAAGTACTTTTATATTTGATCTTTTAAGTCCGTCAAATGAATCGTTTAACAAAGACACGGTACCGTTGCCTTGAAAGGATAGGtataaattttgtaaatgtgtttgGTTCAAAAATCCGTTTCCAAACACAAA
This genomic window from Argopecten irradians isolate NY chromosome 11, Ai_NY, whole genome shotgun sequence contains:
- the LOC138335234 gene encoding toll-like receptor 4 encodes the protein MADTTISTLLTFCTLWTFRSSDALPVCCNTIERPGETHVICSGCRLLVVPKGLPSNTTSLDLSNNYFTSFERGSFPDLPLLKILHLQRNKLVRITSGAFDNVPNIEELDLTDNKLEQLSLDINVFETLKKLKEIKIQRNKFHIRKVYPGQALSAISNLEFLSIDIFQGFVFGNGFLNQTHLQNLYLSFQGNGTVSLLNDSFDGLKRSNIKVLSIKAPFKKIETNTLAPFGNLTTLKWRTLAVTLTFRDALQGLYGIRGRTMDLLSINRFRYIFTTGDDLRKSDMFNLGTICVRKLHMIGNAISTIGADAFIAWTTKTCIEELDVSDNMFYLPQPLTMLGLFRSLTCLRATHTEMNIVRKRSIFSRERTFFLPTNLTYVDMTDNSISGYLFNMTIAKNNLTVLKIGYSNKILRCSYAVVKGLIHLKELDISGVDCSEVHPNMFAEMPLLSRLTARKCNIERVLSRNTPAIFKGLHNLSLIDLSSNNLKFIHTHLLTDQKDTLKHLNLSGNHMDRIPTEILHNLTVLENLDISNNFITTLIYSHYTLLDEMKIKSNDFQIVLHGNPLVCTCENLEFLSWVEATNVIYKKRELLCMTSEGIEVPIAEFLETFEQFKDHCVSQTWLIVSFTLTFIFFVFGVLAREAWRRSVWLRVLCRHPAEATQYTNDLYISYCDEDHIWVRDTLAPWLDEKEIEFCCEDKDFIPGRDTADNIMDAIDASRQTVFVVSYASLEREWLLFTMRLTYEYSFRVGRENMNIFILLNDIKKSEFPKLIRNNWKIIRPLRWPNKSNTTLDKLTGAKNKFWERLSSQILRQNGEFKSKYVTETPL